In Fodinibius saliphilus, the sequence TTCCCTAGAGATCTGTTGAACAGTGATCTGCTTGATGAATGAGTCTATCGATACTCCACTATACATACGGGCATAGCCGTAAGTTGGCAATGTGTGGTTGGTGCCCGAGGCATAGTCACCGGCACTTTCCGGTGTCCAGGGGCCTAAGAATATGGATCCGGCATTGGTAATATCCTCAACCAATACTTCTGGTTGGTTGCATTGAATAATCAGGTGTTCGGGGGCATATTTATTGGAGAAAGCTACCGCATCTTCAAGAGTGCGCGTAACTAAGCTAAAGCTTTGAGTAATAGCTTGTTTAGCCACATATTTGCGCGGAAGTTGATCGAGTTGTTTTTCCAGTTCCTGTTGGCAGGCTGCCAAGTCAAAACTTTCCGTAGCTACCAGCACCACCTGGCTATCTTCACCATGTTCGGCCTGTGACAATAGATCGGCAGCGACAAAGGCCGGTTTTGCTGTTTTATCCGCAATAACCAGTACTTCAGACGGCCCGGCCGGCATATCGATAGCTATTTGCGCCTCACTGTTTTGCAGCATCATTTTAGCTGCCGTAACGTACTGATTGCCGGGACCCAATATTTTGTCCACTTTAGGTACAGATTCTGTACCTAGAGCCATTCCAGCCACTGCTTGTGCCCCACCGGCTTTAAGCAAGTTCACAGCTCCAATTTTTTGCGCGATATAGATCATTTCGTCAGCTATACTACCATCTTCTTGAGGCGGTGTTGCCACAACAATCGTAGAGCAACCGGCCAACATAGCAGGGATCCCCAGCATCATCAAGGTAGAGGGTAAAATAGCCGTGCCTCCGGGCACATATAAACCAACCCGTTCAATAGGGCGTGATATGCGTTTACATTGCACGCCGGGCATGGTTTCTACTTCCAGTTTCGAGGGGAGCTGCGCCTTATGGAATTCATAGATATTATTGAATGCGGTATCTATGGCCTTTTTAACTCCATCATTTAAATTGATCTGTTGATTATCAGGATTGATAACCAACGGATCAGGGGTAACGTCATCAAACTTAGCTGTAAAATAGTTGACTCCTGCGTCACCATCCTCCGTAACACGCTTAATAATAGGCTCAACCTGTTCAAAGATGGCGTTGAAATCCATCTTCGGTCGCTGACAGAGCTTTCGTAGCTGTTCTTCCGTTAACTTACTGTAGGTATACTGTTTCATAGTTACAATATCATACTTTCAATAGGAAGGATAACAATACCACTTGCTCCTTCTGCTTTTAATTTTTCCATAACAACCCAAAATTCATCAATGGGGATAACGGTATGAATAGCAACCATACCATTATCAGCTAATGGCATTACAGTTGGGCTTTTAAGAGAAGGAATAATCTCCTTAATCTTGGGTACGGAGTCTTGAGGAGCGTTCATCATAATATAACGACTGCGTTCGGCCTGTTGGTGGCCGTCCATTCGTTGCAGGAATTTTTCGATAAGCTTTTTCTTTCCCGGCGATAATTTTTTATTGGTTTGGATGAGTTCTGTTTCTGACTCCAGTATCGTGATCAGTTCTTGCAAACCGTTGGCTTTAAGCGTGTTGCCGGTTGACACGATATCACAGATAGCATCAGCGACTTCGAGTCGGGGTGCAATTTCAACGGCACCCGATATTGTTACCACATTGGTGTCTATCCCCTTTTCTTCGAAGAAGTCGCGAGTTAGTTTTGGGTAGCTGGTAGCAATAGTTTTGCCTTCAAAGTCACTTACAGATTGGATATCCCCATCTTTGCGGGCAGCTAAAGAAAGGCGACAGACACCATAATCCAATCCTCTAAGTACGGTGACATCCGCACCTTTTTCTTGTGTTTCATTTGCACCTACAAATCCGAGGTCACAAACTCCATCTTGAACATATTCGGGAATGTCATCATCTCGAATAAGGAGCAGTTCGACATCAAAATTTCGGCATTTGACCAAGAGATTACGTTTGTAATCATCAAATCTGAGTCCAATGCCTTTGAGTAGGTCAATCGTTTTATCGGTTAAACGTCCTGATTTTTGAATAGCAATACGTAGTGAAGTATTAGAGTCTGCAGTGCGTTGCATAACAATGAGATATAGTAATTTGTTGTTTGGGAAAATACTAAGAATAATAAGAGACGGGGTAGCCTAAGCTACATATAGAGATGCTATCGACGGTGGGAACCGCCGTGATGGAGGTGAGAGTGGATATGGAGTTGTCGTTTTAGCATCAGGGCAAATATACAAAATTTTCTGAACCCATCCACAGAAATAATGGTCTTTACATTTATTTAATTTTAAAGTCTGCGATTTGAGTAAGTCGCTTTAAAAACAAAAGGCCCTTGTCTTTCAACAAGAGCCTTTTGCGTATATGTTAACCTTGAGGGGTTAAAGGGAAATTATTAATTGGATTTAAGTTCAATGGTACCCAATTCTGTTTCTTCACCGCTCTCTACTTCGATACCGGTTTGGGTAGAATCAGTGTACTGGTCGCTACTGGGATCAAAACCTACATCATAAGTTGCTTCTTGCAGGCCAATAATTGTGAAGTTCCCATTGTCAGCAGTAATAGTTGATGTAACAGTATCTTCACCGCTTATTGCCATTACATTGGTGTTGAAGTCAGAAGGTTGAACAGTACCAGAAATGGATCCTGTTTCCGCCAGAGAAACAGCACGAAGAACAGGTTTAAGTAGATATCCGCCATTTCCTTTTTTAACTATAGAACGAGCTGCATCGAAATCGACCAAGAGTGTATAATTAGAACCATCCTCAACTTCGGCATTAACATTGAGTTTTAGTCCTGACTGTTGGGAACTGGGGGTCTGCAGTTCCTGAGTTTTACCATCAACAGTGACGGTATTGTCATCGCCCAGAATAAATCGAATCTGTTCATAAGTACCTGCTTCTAATTCTTCGGTACCTAACATAATGGTGTTGCCATTTGTTAACTCAAGAAGGTTAACCTTCATGGATTGGTCCATAATTGTGACCCATCCATCTTCCTCGGCTTCTTCATCGGATTCTGAACTGTCGGTTTCTGCGGTCTCACCGTTATTAACCCGTACGCTGTTTATAGTCACATTCACAGAATCGTAATTGGCAGGGGCATCGGTCAATGCTACAGACATAGTACCTGTACCACCATTTTCGCTAGTGGTATCGCAAGAAGTGATTCCAAAAATAAGTGCAATTGATAGTGTAATAAGTA encodes:
- the hisD gene encoding histidinol dehydrogenase, with amino-acid sequence MKQYTYSKLTEEQLRKLCQRPKMDFNAIFEQVEPIIKRVTEDGDAGVNYFTAKFDDVTPDPLVINPDNQQINLNDGVKKAIDTAFNNIYEFHKAQLPSKLEVETMPGVQCKRISRPIERVGLYVPGGTAILPSTLMMLGIPAMLAGCSTIVVATPPQEDGSIADEMIYIAQKIGAVNLLKAGGAQAVAGMALGTESVPKVDKILGPGNQYVTAAKMMLQNSEAQIAIDMPAGPSEVLVIADKTAKPAFVAADLLSQAEHGEDSQVVLVATESFDLAACQQELEKQLDQLPRKYVAKQAITQSFSLVTRTLEDAVAFSNKYAPEHLIIQCNQPEVLVEDITNAGSIFLGPWTPESAGDYASGTNHTLPTYGYARMYSGVSIDSFIKQITVQQISREGLQNVGPAVEKLAELEKLQGHRNAVSIRLADINK
- the hisG gene encoding ATP phosphoribosyltransferase, which produces MQRTADSNTSLRIAIQKSGRLTDKTIDLLKGIGLRFDDYKRNLLVKCRNFDVELLLIRDDDIPEYVQDGVCDLGFVGANETQEKGADVTVLRGLDYGVCRLSLAARKDGDIQSVSDFEGKTIATSYPKLTRDFFEEKGIDTNVVTISGAVEIAPRLEVADAICDIVSTGNTLKANGLQELITILESETELIQTNKKLSPGKKKLIEKFLQRMDGHQQAERSRYIMMNAPQDSVPKIKEIIPSLKSPTVMPLADNGMVAIHTVIPIDEFWVVMEKLKAEGASGIVILPIESMIL
- a CDS encoding DUF4382 domain-containing protein → MKNITLLITLSIALIFGITSCDTTSENGGTGTMSVALTDAPANYDSVNVTINSVRVNNGETAETDSSESDEEAEEDGWVTIMDQSMKVNLLELTNGNTIMLGTEELEAGTYEQIRFILGDDNTVTVDGKTQELQTPSSQQSGLKLNVNAEVEDGSNYTLLVDFDAARSIVKKGNGGYLLKPVLRAVSLAETGSISGTVQPSDFNTNVMAISGEDTVTSTITADNGNFTIIGLQEATYDVGFDPSSDQYTDSTQTGIEVESGEETELGTIELKSN